Within the Drosophila albomicans strain 15112-1751.03 chromosome 4, ASM965048v2, whole genome shotgun sequence genome, the region cTTAAGGGACAATTCATTTTGAGCCGTCGGAGTTGATGGGATTGGTGCAGCCAGTTCAAAATCATTGCAACGATTTCTGCTTTGTTGTGCAGTACTGCGCTGATAATAATGCGAACGTTCATTCAAAGTTTGAGTACCATTTATGGAGCGCTTGCCGCATTGCATCACTCCATGACGTTGAGCTGGTCCTTGAGGAATCATTATTCCCATTGTCGAACCATTCACAATGTTGTTAAGAGTGCCACTCTTTCTTATACCATCATGATGTTTACGTTCATATGAATTATAGCTCGCATACCGGCTACTGACGACGACACCATTATTTGAGGAAGAGGAACACGAATTTGTTGAATTGGAACTGCGTCGTTCCTGGTTATCATATGTGGTTCGCTCTAGATTTCCAACGTTATTTTGCTTGCGACCCTTACACTTCTTGTGTTTCTCTCGCTCCCGATCCCGCTCCGGCCAACACTCGTCGCTGGCATGGGACTCTTCTTTAAATATGGGCCGCTCAAAATTATGGAATTCATAGCTAGAGTTCTCTTGTAGGGGCTCTGAGTAACAGCTGTCACTTTGTAATAacaacatttgttgttgtgaagTACCTGAAGAACCTGAACCAGATCCTGAACCACATCCAGAACCGGTTACTGATGCCGACCCAGAGCTAACAGTATTTTTGCTCAACTTCATACCGCAACTTCCAGCACTGGCACCGCCTCCAGGAACAGCAATTTCCACTCTGCCACCCATTGTAGAGGAGTTGgttattaaatcaaaattgggGTTCTCATAATGATCCGTTGTCGCATCTGTCATATAGCCGGTGGTAGTTATATATGTagcttgttgatgttgatgatgatgatagcGTTGTGAAGTCTGAGCGGATTTCATATTATGATTGAGAGCGCTACGAATAGATCCCGTATCATAAGGTCTTTGATACGTTGGCTCTTGCATCTGATATTCCGGCGAGACAACGACGCCAACTGCTCCAGCCCCTGCACCAACTCCAGCGCTTGGTCCACCTAATGAGTGCAGCGCATAGCTATCATCATAAATGAGCTTCCCCGTACGcattgtgtatgtatgtagatttgtatttgcattgcaaatcgTTGGATAGTCATTTTCAAATTGCTCCTGACTCGAACCTGATGTACATGGCAAAAAGAAATTGGCGACATTGGAGTGCTGATGTGCGACGGCACCATGCTTTTCTCTTATCGCAGTCCCAGTGCCAACTGCAGCAACCGCCGAGTGGCCAATCATATGAACATCGCCATTTACAGCGCTGGGTGCATTTGAATTAGTGCCGTTCACATTGTGCTTGAGACCCGTGACCCAAGAAATCAACGTAATTATAGCAATCTCAATGAGACGCAATGAAAATTGATAGCCCCACTGCATCCAATCTACATCGACTTCGCCAAGACTAGTACGCACCGACGAGATGCAAACCGCGCCAAAGATTTGCAGCGTGGCCAACAAAACGAATAACAACGCGGTTGCAATAGTAATATGAATAGCATATGACAGATTCTGATAGCCATGTATATAATTCTGAGATTTACTGCGCAGTATTCGCTTAAGTATGCGATATAAATAAAGGTACAGTAAACCTAGACTcaggcaaataaatatataaataatttggcAGATAAGTGAAAGAACGCGAGGCGGAGGCTGTGGACTAGCCAAACTGGTTGATGATAACATTGTAATTGCTGACCCTGATGTAATAGACGTTATTGTTGCTGAAGATAATGACTGcgattgatgctgctgttgcaactgtaaCTGTtggagctgttgttgctgctgttgccggcgaaaatattgctgctgttgctgctgctgaaagtACATGTGATGATTCTGCAAAGTATACGATTCTACATAATGCAACGTTATACAGAGCAACACGTGAACACCACATCCGACAACTACAGTCAAAGGTCGGACTAATGCCGAATATCGATTGTTTTTGTGATTCAatgatttcaaaaataaaaataaaattaaaactgaaaatgcaACCGTTAAAAACGTCGCTGGCAAATTTAACAACAGCTCAGAAACAAATATATGAAAAGTACCATGTACATTGTATGCATcgaagcataaataaaatattcgcattatgcaaattgcaattagaATGAGAtgaatgtatacaaaatatgattGAGCAAATAAGTGTGTCAATTTGTTGTAAGTCAGCAGCTTGTACAGCGAATAAACTGCgagtattgtaaataaaacaacgGAAAGATAGATGTGGACGTGCCATGCCCACGTCCAAATTGTAGCTGCGGCAGTGGATGCTGTTGATCCGTCACTTGATGATGCTTTTCGTGGAACATCTTTTGCGGTTATTGTTGGCTTCGCTTGCTGCATTGTCGCTGATGTGAAAGATGTGGCAACTGCATCAtcaatggcagcagctgccgcagaTGGTGTGGTAACTCCAACTTTGCTTATATTGTTAGCAAATGAATCATGAGTTGCAAAATCATTGTGATCCATTTGCTTActcttattaatatttgagCCAGCACCATTCGTAGAttcatcattattattcttttccTTAGTGGTTTCatcaatatttgtatgttCATTTGCCGTCACAGCAACAATTGCCGAGGCTGGCGGTTTTTGGTAGCTGACAATGGGACGCTGAGTCACCTGGCGTAACAACACTGCTGGTATATCgctttttttgccatttgaaCCAAGAATTCGTCGTATATTTGGCAACACTTCTTGCCGCTTTATCGCATTGCCATCACTGACATCTTGGCTTGATTTGTGATCAATATGCgtattaattttatgattaATGTCTGTTGCTTCGACTGCAATATCTTGCTCATTACTGGTGCTGCGGGATGGCGTATTCAGTGCTTTTTTGCGATCACCTGTAAATTCAGTATTCGATGAAGCATTTGCCTTCTTCTTCACGTCTAGAATATGGCTTGAGTAACTAATATTTGGATGTCCATTCACATTTGATTCACCAGTTAAATCTGGGGGACGAAATGGTATTCTCTCATGACCAGGCGTCAAACTTGGAGGTGGAATAGGACGTCGATTATTATATTGAACAGTATTACCGGCAATCAAACCTTCGTTGTTGGTGCCTCGCAGTGTTGGTTTATCAGCGAATGGATTTTGATATTCGGGCGGCAATGGAGGAGTAAAAAATGATCGGGACGGCGGTGAATACGATGGTATATCTCCTGGGTACATAGGTATTGTTGGCTGTCCTTTTGGGTGGTTcttctttaataaattcggaactgaaaaaaaagtatttgacgttaatttaaaaaatttaaaaacgcAAATGCATAATTACATGATGGCATCGGTGTTGAATTATATTGCATTGTATGTCGATGTCGATCTCTGTCATGATTATTGGTACTACTGCTATGATGacgatttggatttggataTGTTGGATTATTATTGCTCTTCAAAATGTCGGCGTTTGGCGCAGATGTAGGAAGCGCATGATCTCTTTCTAAATCCAATTCGTAATTCCTATGACGACTGTTGCTCGTAATTTGTGGTTTATGGTGGGCCAATTGATACCTAGACATATTTCAAGCAAAATTAGTAGTGCACCTGtcaaaaattaactaaatttgtttagatgtgaactttgaaatagcagtgctagCGACGACCTGTGcgtttaaaattgaaaaatactgttataaatacaaatttcagaTAAAATGTAGTTATAACagcttaaataatttaatttttagtaattaaccacttttttccatttggctaattcaatattttagcgAATATggataataacaaattaaattgggTGCTTAATGAATAGCTTTGAAATAACAGtgtcaaaagaaaaatttaaaaatattatataaataacttaatccTACCACATTACGAGTTAAATACGaccttttcattttttgtatagtCTTTTTTGATTATTAGAGCCTCACACCTACGTGGCATGGAGACCACCAAGTCTTCGCAACGTTCGCAGGGATTCTGGCCCTATACCTCCTGCACAACTTGTCGAAGGTGTGGCTTAGATGTAGGGGATTTCTTGGCAACGTAACGCTTAAAGTCCCCCATCAGTTCCCAATCGGATTTAAATACGGGAACTGtgtgcaatattttgcttttattcaaaatgggtagcgggtatctcacagtcaggcacattcgactgtagcttttctacttgttttttcttgcttAAACCACTCCTTGACCAGTTTGCCGGTGTCTTTAGGATCTCTGCTGAAAAGTCCACATTTCATCCTGAGAATACTTCAGCATGACTTGTTGGTCTATGATACCATCGATCATATTTATAGGTCACACACCACTGTATGAGAAACATCATGATTTTAAGACCACCATGGTTAGCGGTGTTAAGGGTATAGTTTAGGTCGTTTTCGGTGTTTGGTGGTCAACGGACATATTGTCATGTACCTTTCCACCAAATAACACCAGTTTAGACTCATTTGTCCAAAGGATATTACGCCATTTGGATAGTGACCAGTTTTGACAAGTTTTGAAATGTCTTTCACCAAGTAATGGCACCTTCCCTGGACTCCAGGTACTCAAATTTATAGCCACCAGTCTTCGGCTAATAGCCACATCACTGATTCTCCAGACCAGCTCTTATTTAATATCCTTAGAGGATGCAAAAGGATTAGTTTTGCTGAAGAGCGCTATGCATCGGTTCTCTAAAATTGTGGTTTTCCGTATCGCACCACGGTTTACGAGCTTCAATTCATAATTTGGGTCACTGAAAAAATCTTGGTAAAAAAGTTTAAACGACATAGAACTTTTTTATACGTTTTTCCCTCTTTCCTAAGCCCATGAAAGGACCTACTCTCTCCCTTGGagcaataaaatactttagacattaaaataattttttttttgcatagtTATAGTCATTGtcatataaattgcaataatgaACTAAATTAAACTcactttttataaaattaaaaccaaTTTCGGCTCTTTTCGAGGAAGAAAACCAAAACCTGCAATTTCAAAATGCATCCAACATGTGGTGCGCATATGTTAAAAGAtcaaaataacagaaaaacaaaaaaaaaaatgtttgcataaaatttaacTCTAAAATTCTAGAACAATTTTAATCCTTACGTAAAGCAAACATGTTTACCcatataaacatttataataatagtttgCCTTTGACCTAATGACTGACTGAAAGATTGAACCAACAATGCTTAGCCTAAACGCTAGGACGATACAAATTTGCACACCTAAATCTCGGATACTATAAATAATAGAGCTATAAGtcgggttttagttgctttggttgataatctggtataaaaacactaaaataagatatattttttgtatattgtaatactgttgttatacccgctacccataaggtagaaaatattataactaACAATGCTTAGCCTAAACGCTAGGACGATACAAATTTGCACACCTAAATCTCGGATACTATAAATAATAGAGCTAGTATAAGtcgggttttagttgctttggttgataatctggtataaaaacactaaaataagacatattttttgtatattgtaatacccgctacccatagggtagaagatattataactttgtgccggcaggaaatgtatgtaacagatagaagcaggcatcttcgaccctataaagtatatatattattgatcagggtcaacagccgagtcgatctagccatgtccgtctgtgtgtctgtccgtctgtccatatgaaacactggatctcagagactaaaaGGGATAGagctatcattttttttcgacagcatttgttatgtttgcacgcagatcaagtttgtttcaaatttttgccacgcccacttccgcattcaaaatataccaaagacggTACAatttaccagattgtcggccaaagcaactaagacccctagtaagtaggcgtttttgcccatacaaaattatttctttaataacttcgacaatttttatctgattcaggaatcataactactatagtaattattgtatataccaaaattcgcaactctagctttaaaattaggcatgttattcgatttttttgatttgcggttgcggaagtgggcgtggcaaaaatttgaaacaaacttgcaaacataacaaatgctgtcgaaaaaaaatta harbors:
- the LOC117573164 gene encoding uncharacterized protein LOC117573164 codes for the protein MSEENETNSCSKRQLRGLKNHYILAMPPSCRANCERIKYNMKFVLIISFYLICSTQCILVEEHKTASEELLMAISSPNNNTNNSSTFSNNGMNTTNNIGSNVIHSSPGVGSKSYLDKLDNMERSVAAVIIKVAYGTTSTTKRSIPDNSYVLGLTTVATPPLTTLRYQLAHHKPQITSNSRHRNYELDLERDHALPTSAPNADILKSNNNPTYPNPNRHHSSSTNNHDRDRHRHTMQYNSTPMPSFPNLLKKNHPKGQPTIPMYPGDIPSYSPPSRSFFTPPLPPEYQNPFADKPTLRGTNNEGLIAGNTVQYNNRRPIPPPSLTPGHERIPFRPPDLTGESNVNGHPNISYSSHILDVKKKANASSNTEFTGDRKKALNTPSRSTSNEQDIAVEATDINHKINTHIDHKSSQDVSDGNAIKRQEVLPNIRRILGSNGKKSDIPAVLLRQVTQRPIVSYQKPPASAIVAVTANEHTNIDETTKEKNNNDESTNGAGSNINKSKQMDHNDFATHDSFANNISKVGVTTPSAAAAAIDDAVATSFTSATMQQAKPTITAKDVPRKASSSDGSTASTAAATIWTWAWHVHIYLSVVLFTILAVYSLYKLLTYNKLTHLFAQSYFVYIHLILIAICIMRIFYLCFDAYNVHGTFHIFVSELLLNLPATFLTVAFSVLILFLFLKSLNHKNNRYSALVRPLTVVVGCGVHVLLCITLHYVESYTLQNHHMYFQQQQQQQYFRRQQQQQQLQQLQLQQQHQSQSLSSATITSITSGSAITMLSSTSLASPQPPPRVLSLICQIIYIFICLSLGLLYLYLYRILKRILRSKSQNYIHGYQNLSYAIHITIATALLFVLLATLQIFGAVCISSVRTSLGEVDVDWMQWGYQFSLRLIEIAIITLISWVTGLKHNVNGTNSNAPSAVNGDVHMIGHSAVAAVGTGTAIREKHGAVAHQHSNVANFFLPCTSGSSQEQFENDYPTICNANTNLHTYTMRTGKLIYDDSYALHSLGGPSAGVGAGAGAVGVVVSPEYQMQEPTYQRPYDTGSIRSALNHNMKSAQTSQRYHHHQHQQATYITTTGYMTDATTDHYENPNFDLITNSSTMGGRVEIAVPGGGASAGSCGMKLSKNTVSSGSASVTGSGCGSGSGSGSSGTSQQQMLLLQSDSCYSEPLQENSSYEFHNFERPIFKEESHASDECWPERDREREKHKKCKGRKQNNVGNLERTTYDNQERRSSNSTNSCSSSSNNGVVVSSRYASYNSYERKHHDGIRKSGTLNNIVNGSTMGIMIPQGPAQRHGVMQCGKRSINGTQTLNERSHYYQRSTAQQSRNRCNDFELAAPIPSTPTAQNELSLKKHQQQQLQQHYNHHNSDDEADEEEEEDDDDEMMPGCNVESANLITNNDNNSITSNPLTVHLHHHLPNVSNAKSIHHQHQNPLEMPELSVNLGSASVTAMATDNLMVSDQTYRRSRANNDDENVDQLGARTHAIHNVLHQPTHSIPSTSLLQINSNGIDC